In Huiozyma naganishii CBS 8797 chromosome 5, complete genome, the genomic window TTTATGCCTTTACCTGTTGGTATCATTGGCCCATTGCTAATCGATGGCGAATCTGTCCACATCCCAATGGCTACGACAGAAGGTTGTTTAGTGGCCAGTGCCATGCGTGGGTGTAAAGCCATCAatgctggtggtggtgctgtGACAGTGTTGACGAAAGACGGTATGACGAGAGGTCCATGTGTAAGATTCCCTTCTTTGATGAGATCTGGTGCCTGTAAAATATGGTTGGACTCCGTGGAGGGGCAAGATATGGTGAAAAAGGCGTTCAATTCCACTTCAAGATTTGCTAGGTTACAACACATTCAGACTGCCATTGCAGGTGATCTATTATTCATTAGGTTCAGAACAACAACCGGCGACGCTATGGGTATGAATATGATCTCCAAGGGTGTAGAATTCTGTCTATCCCAAATGGTAGAAGAATTTGGATGGGAAGACATGGAAATTGTTTCAGTTTCCGGTAATTACTGTACAGATAAAAAACCCGCTGCGATTAACTGGATCGAAGGTCGTGGTAAAAGTGTTGTCGCCGAGGCTACCATCCCTGGTGAAGTCGTCAGGAAAGTGCTTAAGAGTGATGTCAAGGCCTTGGTGGAACTGAATATTGCCAAAAATCTTATTGGGTCCGCCATGGCAGGTTCCGTTGGTGGGTTCAACGCCCATGCTGCTAACCTGCTAACTGCTGTATTTTTAGCTGTTGGCCAGGACCCTGCACAAAACGTGGAAAGTTCCAACTGTATGACCTTGATGAGAGAAGTTGATGGCGATCTAAGAATTTCCGTGTCCATGCCTTGTATTGAAGTCGGGACcattggtggtggtactGTTTTAGAACCTCAAGGTGCTATGTTGGATCTTTTGGGCGTCCGTGGACCGCACCCAACGCACCCAGGTGAAAACGCAAGAAAACTAGCCAGGATTGTTGCATGTGCCGTCATGGCTGGTGAGCTGTCGCTATGTTCCGCATTGGCAGCCGGCCATTTGGTGCAGAGCCACATGACTCACAACAGAGGTAAGAAAGCCGAACCTGCTTCAACAGTGCCACCTGCCGCTATCGAACCTTTGAAGCAGACCCCAGAGGATCTGCAATGCTTGAAGGAGGGGGCCCAAATTTGTATAAAATCATGAAGCTAAAGAAGCAAAGTGCCGAGAAACGATTTGGCCTTCTATTATGTACAGCTAACCGTTATCTGTAATATGTACAGCTATTACGCGCATCTACTATGCACATCTATTACACACAGCTACTAGCCATCTTTATTATGTAAGAAAAACAATAAATTTGCCGATCTCACGGTTAAAGTTTGCAAAAGTCAGATTGActctgaaaaaaaagtcaTCTTCGCAGTTAATAGGTGCAGAAAACGACCCTGATTGGCGTTTCTTGAGATCGGACAGTCTTTGTAACTGCATCAGAAGCACTCTGCATACCATTCTACTTACGTACACCGCTTTTGTGCCGTTTGAATCCTTTGGAGCCAGCTCCATTGCATTTAATTCTTTTGGATAAGGTCTTCACTGCGGTACAATCGGATATAGAAGTCTAATGAAGGCCGGCCCGGATGAGCTTGAAACCCCATCCCCAACGCTCCCCCCGCCCAATGATGCGGACCATATGAAAACCATCATTGAGGGTACCTCCATAGATGACCCTAGAATTTTTCACCCAACAACCATGGAGGTGGGAAGAGGAGGGAAAAATAAGAGAAACACATTTGCCTGTGTTGGCTGCCATTCGTTGAAGCAGAAATGTGTCCCATCCGATTTCAACGATATATACAGAAAGCCATGCGTGCGCTGTTTTCGGCAAAGGAAGAAGTGTAAATTCGACTTATCAAAGAGGACCCGAAAGAGACGGCGCGGGAACTCCAATTCGGAACGAGAGCAGTCTACATTGTCCAGCCCCTCAGGTCCTGGGAGCGGAACACCGCCTTCTTTATTTTCGCAAAGCTCCAACCAAGTCCCTAACTTCAATGTTATGACTCCCGGAATTCAATCATCACAGAGGAAATATTTAACACCGCTTGGAAATGCCAATTTGGAAAGTTCATTAAATGAGAGATTGTCGCAAAACtctccagtttcaacttctcctgGCATTTTAAACTCGGCTCTTTTAAACCCACCGCAAAATCAGTTAGATACACATTTACCGATCACAACTGCCAATGCTCCGGCAAATGAGATTTCGTGTGGGAACCCGCTTTTAAAGAGCGATATCGTGGATTCTTTAAATCAAGAGAGGGGGTTATCGGTACCTTTAAATGAACACGACCTTTTAAACAATGGTACTTCTCCAAGCAACACGAACAAAACTGCACTGCTAGCACCAATTGAAAATACAGCAGAACCATACAAGGCcccaaacaacaaaatattgCAGTTGGGACGGAACCATAACCGCGGGATCTCCAATCATCACATGAAACATAACTTTAAGAAAAATCTGCAATCTCTATTAATTTTACTTAAGGGCAAAATCAGCGTGATATCTCAGAAATTCAATGTCTGGTCAGTAGAATGGAATAAACTGGTAGAGAATAGTATGTTTTTACCCACAATCAAAGATCCTGTATCTATTGGCATTATTTCGATGGACGAAGCAAATATAAGATTAGACCTGTATCGGAACGTAGTATCAAAACAAAGTAAGTTACCTATCGTCGGAATTGAGGAACATCTTACAGTCAACCAGCTTAGAAAGGAAAaacccatttttttttcagtggTAATGTCCATTGTGTCTACGGTAATGACGGAGACCCAAACCAACAGAGACACAGTCATGAAACTAGACAGCTTCGTCATCAATTTGATAAGCATGCAGattttcaaattgaacaatAAATCTATAGAAGTGGTAGAGGCATTAGTAACTTTGTGCATGTGGTATAACTTTTTGGAATGGTCGAATAAGACTAGGTATCATTTGTTCAACTACATTTGTTGTTGCATGACTAAGGACTTGGGCCCAACGTCAGTAAACAAATCTTTCGGTATGTTTAGTGACGAGGATCCTTATAAATATAAACCACGCATAAAGACTCCTCTGGAATTAGCGGAAAATGGAC contains:
- the WAR1 gene encoding War1p (similar to Saccharomyces cerevisiae WAR1 (YML076C); ancestral locus Anc_4.344) → MKAGPDELETPSPTLPPPNDADHMKTIIEGTSIDDPRIFHPTTMEVGRGGKNKRNTFACVGCHSLKQKCVPSDFNDIYRKPCVRCFRQRKKCKFDLSKRTRKRRRGNSNSEREQSTLSSPSGPGSGTPPSLFSQSSNQVPNFNVMTPGIQSSQRKYLTPLGNANLESSLNERLSQNSPVSTSPGILNSALLNPPQNQLDTHLPITTANAPANEISCGNPLLKSDIVDSLNQERGLSVPLNEHDLLNNGTSPSNTNKTALLAPIENTAEPYKAPNNKILQLGRNHNRGISNHHMKHNFKKNLQSLLILLKGKISVISQKFNVWSVEWNKLVENSMFLPTIKDPVSIGIISMDEANIRLDLYRNVVSKQSKLPIVGIEEHLTVNQLRKEKPIFFSVVMSIVSTVMTETQTNRDTVMKLDSFVINLISMQIFKLNNKSIEVVEALVTLCMWYNFLEWSNKTRYHLFNYICCCMTKDLGPTSVNKSFGMFSDEDPYKYKPRIKTPLELAENGPVLILLVYISALNISIFLRQAVNATWNSLTDGAFQTVEKAISKYENGNSNDSNVNLDLEQCKMIILFARLNRLLEKIHINLHESFVMNQENEDIDFSFTVEYIKRLIIKYQNDLNSILTEIPKSRERMLAFYYSVEAYLHQFTLNHYFKNVTDKQNLTSVPENVSIAFVNCYHCCCQSLNEFLKLPNTLISSLPLFHMSRIIYIVGLLILKIRYSVVALPVFHHLTELTDGSIDLVKRVTQKLEAVSELYPYNNTLYKFQYVIALFGQTYANKVTDLAGNVESTDSVTQFNANLLSTPPTMNESTCVSSTDPSASTIGNVDPGVAGVQNSFDPYPISGVSGLQKDGTFRPSDIQNTPPSVSSDNLTDYLTDVNSLAWGYNALNDEFWTDLLYNSI